Part of the Propioniciclava sp. MC1595 genome is shown below.
TCCGGCCCCACCGCCGCCGACGTCGTGAACACGTACGGCGAGCGCGAGCTGACCCGCATCCTGCGCACCTACGGCGAGGAGCGCTTCGCCGACCGCATCGCCCGGGCCCTGGTCCGCGAGCGCGCGGCGACCCCGTTCACCACGTCGGCGCGCATGGTGCAGGTGATCTCGGACGCCATCCCCGCGGCCGCCCGCCACACGGGTGGCCACCCGGCCAAGCGCACCTTCCAGGCGCTGCGGATCGAGGTCAACCGCGAGCTCGAGGCCCTGGAGGGCCTCCTGCCGGCGGCGTTGGACGCACTCGCGCCCGGCGGCCGCCTCGCCGTGCTGTCCTACCACTCCCTGGAGGACCGCCTGGTGAAGCAGTCGTTCGCCGCGGCGTCCACCGACACCGCCCCGCGCGGCCTGCCCGTCGTCCCGGTCGAGCACCGGGCCGCCTTCCGCCTGCTCACCCGCGGTGCCGAACGTCCCAGCCCCGAGGAAGAGGCCGACAACCCCCGCGCGGCGTCCGCACGCCTGCGCGCGACCGAACGACTCCAGGAGGTGGCGGCGTGACCGCGTGGCAGACCATCCGTGAGACCCCCCGGCGGATCGGTGAGGCGGCCAGCCAGGCCCGCCCGCAGCTGCGGGGCATCATCAGCCCGCCCCGGCGCCTGTCGCCGGTCACCTTCGCCGTGCTCGTGGTCGGCATCGTCGTCTCCGGCATGGTGGGCATGCTCGTGCTCACCACCGTGCTGCAGAACCAGGCCTTCGAGGTGCGCGACGCCCAGCGGACCGCGAGCGAGCTCGGCTACCGGGCCTCCGACCTCGAGGCGCAGGTCAACCGCGTGAAGGCCCCCGAGTCGCTCGGCCTGCGCGCGACCGAGCTGGGCATGGTGCCCAACCCGCACGCGGTGTTCATCGACGTCAGCTCCGGCGAGGTGCTCGGCGAGCCCATCGCGGCCCGCGGCGACGAGATGCCCTCGCTGAAGGTCCGCCCGGGCAGGGTGGCCCCCGTCGAGCCGGCCGAGGGTGAGGCTGCGCCCGTGGATGGCGCCGCCCCGGCGGAGGGCACCACCCCCGAGGAGGGTGCCGCCGCGCCGGTCGACCCGGCCCAGGCCGAGGCCCCCGCCGAGGGCGTGCCCGCCGACCAGCCGCCGGCCGGTGAAGCGCCGGCCGAGCCGATCCCCGCCGACGCCACGGGAGGCCAGGGATGAGCCGTCCGACCCCGCGCCGCAAGCCGGCCCGCGTCTCGGGCCGTGCCCGCATGGCGGCGACAGCGTTCCGCCTGCGCGTGCTCGTCCTCGCCGTCGCGATCCTGTTCTCGGTCGCGGCGGCCCGCGCCGTGCAGATCCAGGTGGTCAGCGCGGAGGCCATGGCCTCCGAGGCCGCCCAGCGCATGACCGTCGCCCGCGACGTCCCCGCCCAGCGGGGCACGATCACCGGCCGCGACGGCCAGGTGCTCGCCCTGACCGAGGCCACCGTGAACGTGATCGCCGACCCGTCGATGATCTCGACCAACGGCAAGGAGCCCGAGGCGATGCGCGAGTCCGACCGCGCGAAGGCGGCGGTCGCCCCGACGGAGATGGCCGCGATCATCGCCGCCCACACGGGTGTCCCGGCCGAGGAGGTCGAGGCGAAGCTGCGCACGGCGACGACGTCGAACGCCAAGGGCGAGACCGTCCCGGTGAAGTACACGATCCTGGCCCGCCAGGTGCGCTCCAGCGTGTGGGTCGAGTTGAACGCCGCGCTCA
Proteins encoded:
- the rsmH gene encoding 16S rRNA (cytosine(1402)-N(4))-methyltransferase RsmH, yielding MVQAVEAGHVPVMAARIVELLSPALADGGTYVDCTLGLAGHARMILSTSPHARLVGIDRDADALAIARERLAEFGDRVALYEAVYDELPDVLAEDGTPKVQAILADLGLSSLQIDRRERGFAYSVDAPLDMRMTQASGPTAADVVNTYGERELTRILRTYGEERFADRIARALVRERAATPFTTSARMVQVISDAIPAAARHTGGHPAKRTFQALRIEVNRELEALEGLLPAALDALAPGGRLAVLSYHSLEDRLVKQSFAAASTDTAPRGLPVVPVEHRAAFRLLTRGAERPSPEEEADNPRAASARLRATERLQEVAA